AAGAAAAATCCAGCTAAAATTGTAATTGTCAATGTTGGAACGGCAACAAATAAGTCAATGAAAAGCAAAGCTATAACTAGAGCGGCTACCCAAGCAGGGTGAATAGTTTGGACAAATTCCAGCCAGTTCCGCACATTTTCTACAGTTAAAATGCCGATAACACGGCCAAGGATAAATGTCGTTGCAAAAATTGCCGCAAGAATGAGCATTACTTTGATGAGAGATTTCATGTCTGTTCTAGCCCTTCTTCATGATTGAGCGGGCAAGTGACGGGGAAATCCGCATTATGAGGCGAAGTAGTTTCACCTTGCCAATATTTATTTCCGCTTGTCGTTTTTGAATGCCGTAAATTATTTGGCTGGCGGCCTCTGTGGCTGATATTTTTCCTGACCCTCTTCCTTCGGTCATTTTCGTATCCACCAGAGGCAAAAATACTTGTGAAATTTGTATGGGGCAATTTTCAAACTGATTGGCTAACGCTTGGGAAAGAATGTTCAAACCGCCCTTGGTAGCGCAATACACAGCAGAGCTGGATTTAGGAACCAATCCGAGGCCAGAGTTTACATTTACGATGACTGGTGATGCACTTTTTAAAAGCGCAGGAAGCGTTAAATATATCAGTACGGCAGGTGATGTGAGATTGGTATCAATCTCTCGTTCAATGGTTTCGAGAGCAAAATCATTATCCAGAAAATGTGGCGTATATTGAACCGCAGCATTGTTGATGAGAACGTCAATCGGCTCATCGCGCGTTACCAATTTATTAGCAGCTTCCGCCACGCTTTCGGGCTTGGCTAAATCGGCTTCATATACTCTTATATTATCGAATTCTCGTCCCAGCTCATCGAGGCGATTTGATGGACGGGCAATGACGGAAATTGAATTTTTTGAGTAAAGTTGCTTGATGAGTTCTTTGCCGATACCCGCCGTTCCGCCTGTTAGGACAATATGCTTTGATTTCAATTGGATGGGTTCCATTTTTGTGACCCTAGTTATAGTTTTTTAGAACGTATGGCGGTTGGGCCAGAACAGTCATTAACCCGGGTTAAAAATATGAAATTTCAAGAGATTGTAGAAAAACATGGCCGACATCTTGTCAAAGATGCAGGGCAATACTTGTTTCAACAGGGCGAAAAGAGCGACGCATTTTATGTAGTAAAAAAAGGTCTGATGAAGGCCTATTATGTTGATAATGATGGCCGAGAGAGCATTAAATCGTTCCTAATGGAGGGTGACATAATAGGCAGCTTGAAAAGCGTGTTTGGTGACGGTGAGAGTAGTTTTAATCTGGTCTGCTTGGAAGCGAGTGAGCTAGTGGCCGTTGATTTTTATGTGCTTTATGACGCCAGTCGAAATGATGTGGAACTGGCGAGTGAGTTTGTTGATTTTCTGCTGTCTTACGGAATGAAGAAAGAAACTCGCGAATTCGAGCTTCTATGCCTGACTGCAGAAGACCGTTATCGCCGACTTGTAAGCTCCCATCCCACCCTATTTGCACGGGTGACGCAGAACGATGTTGCTCGATATTTGGGCATAACGCCCGTTGGCCTCAGCCGAATAAAGAGGCGCGTTTCTAAACAGGGCGAGCGTTAGCGCTCCTAAGTCGCATAATCGGATATATGGAATTTGAGCCTAATTGCGACAGGCCCCGTATAGTCACTTCGTCCGCATAGCTGCCGTTAGTGCGAAGTGCAGCAAACGTCCGCATTCCGCGCAGAGATTGCACCGCTCCAACACCGCAAACCAAATTGACTTCACTTCAAAACCTGCGACACCGTTTGTGAAGGTTTTGAGGGACAGATTATGACCAAGCGACAGGGTTTTGAGATTGCGGGGGAAGTCGTTCTGGCGGGGGAGCGGCGGACGGTGAATATTCCTGTCAGCACGCTTTCAGACCACACGCCTGTGACGCTGTCGGCGCATGTGGTGCACGGGAAGAAGGACGGGCCAACTGTTTTTGTCAGCGCTGGGATTCATGGCGACGAGGTGATCGGGGTTGAGATTGTCCGTCGGCTCTTGCGCGCGAAGAACCTCAAGAAGCTGAGCGGGACGCTGCTTGTTGTGCCGATTGTGAACACCTTTGGTTTTCTCAACCACTCGCGGTATTTGCCCGACAGGCGCGACCTCAACCGCTGTTTTCCTGGCTCGCCACATGGCTCCCTTGCCTCGCGGCTTGCGGATATTTTCATGAGCGAGATTGTCGAGCGCTCCTCGCTCGGGATCGACTTGCACTCGGCTGCCATACACCGTGTGAACCTGCCGCAAGTGCGCGTTTCGGCGAGCAACCGTGAGACTATGCGATTGGCTCA
This genomic window from Lentibacter algarum contains:
- a CDS encoding SDR family NAD(P)-dependent oxidoreductase, coding for MEPIQLKSKHIVLTGGTAGIGKELIKQLYSKNSISVIARPSNRLDELGREFDNIRVYEADLAKPESVAEAANKLVTRDEPIDVLINNAAVQYTPHFLDNDFALETIEREIDTNLTSPAVLIYLTLPALLKSASPVIVNVNSGLGLVPKSSSAVYCATKGGLNILSQALANQFENCPIQISQVFLPLVDTKMTEGRGSGKISATEAASQIIYGIQKRQAEINIGKVKLLRLIMRISPSLARSIMKKG
- a CDS encoding Crp/Fnr family transcriptional regulator, with product MKFQEIVEKHGRHLVKDAGQYLFQQGEKSDAFYVVKKGLMKAYYVDNDGRESIKSFLMEGDIIGSLKSVFGDGESSFNLVCLEASELVAVDFYVLYDASRNDVELASEFVDFLLSYGMKKETREFELLCLTAEDRYRRLVSSHPTLFARVTQNDVARYLGITPVGLSRIKRRVSKQGER